In Hamadaea flava, a genomic segment contains:
- a CDS encoding potassium transporter Kup has protein sequence MSEQQAAGHDSGGHSAGGHGPGAGDVVRLGLVVGALGVVFGDIGTSPIYTLQTVFNPSDPHPVPVSTDNVFGVVSLVFWSVMTIVTVTYVLLALRADNGGEGGIMALITQLRRWSSGVGGRTAAILAGLGIFGAALFFGDSMITPAISVLSAIEGVKTVSPSMENLVVPITAVIIIALFLVQRRGSGAVGRLFGPVMIVWFVAISVLGIAGITHHPDILRALSPTYAIGFLAGHFHIAFFALAAVVLSVTGAEALYADMGHFGRRAITRGWLFLVFPACVLSYMGQGALILQDQSNISSPFFLLAPGWARLPLVVLATAATVIASQSVITGAFSVASQAARLGYLPRLRIAHTSESTMGQIYVPWINWLLMVSVLTLVFAFRSSAALAFAFGMAVTGTITITTLLFFYVAKLRWRTPTWLLATGAAILLTVDLLFVGANLTKLVHGAWLPLLIGLTAFTIMTTWQRGRQIVTTERERLEGPLQAFVDFVRSGKPFTRRVPGTAIFLNRGKQTTPLALRANYQHNHVRHEHIVILAIETEPVPRVPDDQRITVDDLGYADDGIIHVTARYGYMEPTDIPALLRKLKPAQSEGELKMKEASYFLSKIELRIGKKPTMAPWRKRLFIATSYITADAAEHFSLPLDRTVIMGSHVDV, from the coding sequence GTGAGCGAGCAGCAGGCGGCGGGCCACGATTCCGGCGGGCACAGTGCTGGCGGGCACGGTCCCGGCGCGGGAGACGTCGTCCGGCTCGGGCTCGTGGTCGGCGCGCTCGGCGTCGTCTTCGGCGACATCGGCACGAGCCCGATCTACACCCTGCAGACCGTGTTCAACCCCTCGGACCCGCATCCGGTGCCGGTCAGCACCGACAACGTGTTCGGCGTCGTCTCGCTGGTCTTCTGGTCGGTGATGACCATCGTGACCGTCACGTACGTGCTGCTGGCCCTGCGCGCCGACAACGGCGGCGAGGGCGGCATCATGGCGCTGATCACGCAGTTGCGCCGGTGGAGTTCAGGGGTCGGCGGGCGTACCGCCGCGATCCTGGCCGGGCTCGGCATCTTCGGCGCGGCGCTGTTCTTCGGCGACAGCATGATCACGCCGGCGATCTCGGTATTGTCGGCGATCGAGGGCGTCAAGACGGTCTCCCCGTCGATGGAGAACCTCGTCGTGCCGATCACGGCGGTCATCATCATCGCGTTGTTCCTGGTGCAGCGCCGGGGTTCGGGCGCGGTCGGCCGGCTGTTCGGCCCGGTGATGATCGTGTGGTTCGTGGCGATCTCGGTGCTCGGCATCGCCGGGATCACCCACCACCCGGACATCCTGCGGGCACTGTCGCCCACGTACGCGATCGGCTTCCTGGCCGGCCACTTCCACATTGCGTTCTTCGCACTAGCCGCGGTCGTGCTGTCGGTGACCGGCGCCGAGGCGCTGTACGCGGACATGGGTCACTTCGGCCGCCGGGCGATCACCCGGGGCTGGCTGTTCCTGGTGTTCCCGGCGTGCGTACTGAGCTATATGGGGCAGGGCGCGCTGATCCTGCAAGACCAGAGCAACATCAGCAGCCCGTTCTTCCTGCTCGCGCCGGGGTGGGCGCGGTTGCCGCTGGTCGTCCTCGCCACCGCCGCGACCGTGATCGCCTCGCAGTCGGTGATCACCGGCGCGTTCTCGGTGGCGTCGCAGGCGGCGCGGCTGGGCTACCTGCCCCGGCTGCGGATCGCGCACACCTCCGAATCCACCATGGGGCAGATCTACGTGCCGTGGATCAACTGGCTGCTGATGGTCTCGGTGCTCACCCTCGTCTTCGCCTTCCGCAGTTCGGCCGCCCTCGCGTTCGCCTTCGGCATGGCGGTGACGGGCACCATCACGATCACCACGTTGCTGTTCTTCTACGTCGCGAAGCTGCGGTGGCGTACGCCGACCTGGTTGCTGGCCACCGGTGCGGCGATCCTGCTGACGGTCGACCTGCTGTTCGTCGGGGCGAACCTGACCAAGCTCGTCCACGGCGCGTGGCTGCCGCTGCTCATCGGCCTGACCGCGTTCACCATCATGACCACCTGGCAACGTGGCCGCCAGATCGTCACCACCGAACGCGAACGGCTCGAAGGCCCGCTCCAGGCCTTCGTCGACTTCGTCCGCAGCGGCAAACCGTTCACGCGCCGGGTTCCGGGCACCGCGATCTTCCTCAACCGGGGCAAGCAGACCACGCCCCTCGCGCTCCGTGCCAACTACCAGCACAATCATGTACGGCATGAGCACATCGTGATTCTGGCGATCGAGACGGAGCCGGTGCCCCGCGTACCGGACGATCAGCGGATCACCGTCGACGACCTCGGGTACGCCGACGACGGCATCATCCACGTGACGGCCCGCTACGGCTACATGGAGCCGACGGACATCCCGGCGCTGCTGCGCAAACTGAAGCCGGCCCAGTCCGAGGGCGAACTCAAGATGAAAGAAGCGTCGTACTTCCTGTCGAAGATCGAGCTGCGGATCGGCAAGAAACCCACCATGGCGCCGTGGCGCAAGCGGCTGTTCATCGCGACCTCCTACATCACCGCGGACGCCGCCGAGCACTTCAGTCTGCCGTTGGATCGCACCGTCATCATGGGCTCGCACGTCGACGTCTAG
- a CDS encoding cation:proton antiporter, with protein sequence MELTLVAVAGIVSIVVVAALSHRIGVAAPLSQVVVGTALSFLPGVPHIVIEPELVLAGVLPPLLYAAAVRMPAQDFRRDFKAIAGLAVVLVVLTTLGAGFLFNALLPGLGLAYAFALGAIVSPTDAVAATSVGRRLGLPSRLLTILEGEGLVNDATSLVLLSSAIAATTAAVSFWTIGLDFLYAVVAATVVGVVIGQLNVRVRALLKDSILNTAISFVLPFVAFIPAEAIHASGVLAVVVAGVVTGHQSPRYLRATDRVTEAINWSTVSFLLESGLFLLMGLQLKTVLDDAHASGPGIATTVGIGLLASVLAIGARMVYVVPLVAGQHRDASRAEAAQPRVDAVQARLDEMIQNDELSERQKKRFSVRFAQRKSDLKFQVAENFGWRGGVVLAWSGMRGAVTVAAAQTLPADTPFRPQLQLIAFIVAITTLLLQGLTLPWVIRKAQVPGDDRAADREEFGDLLTQMSAAALAHVDDPDLRMPDGTPYSPEILDRARQELAVRQTRPAARATASMVGLREQYVQLRTDILGIERRELLTARTLGIYSSRVLTRAQDALDSEEARVSRFVEES encoded by the coding sequence ATGGAACTCACCCTGGTCGCGGTCGCGGGGATCGTCAGCATCGTCGTGGTGGCGGCGCTCTCCCACCGCATCGGCGTCGCCGCGCCGCTGAGCCAGGTCGTCGTCGGCACGGCGCTGAGCTTCCTGCCGGGTGTGCCGCACATCGTCATCGAGCCGGAGCTCGTCCTCGCCGGGGTCCTGCCTCCCTTGTTGTACGCAGCCGCCGTGCGCATGCCCGCCCAGGACTTCCGGCGGGACTTCAAGGCGATCGCCGGGCTGGCCGTCGTCCTCGTGGTGCTGACGACGCTGGGCGCGGGTTTCCTGTTCAACGCGCTGCTGCCGGGGCTCGGACTCGCGTACGCCTTCGCCCTGGGCGCCATCGTCAGCCCCACCGACGCGGTGGCGGCGACCTCGGTCGGCCGGCGACTCGGGTTGCCCTCCCGGCTGCTGACCATCCTCGAAGGCGAGGGCCTGGTCAACGACGCGACCTCGTTGGTACTGCTCAGCTCGGCGATCGCGGCGACGACGGCGGCGGTCAGCTTCTGGACGATCGGCCTGGACTTCCTGTACGCCGTCGTCGCGGCGACCGTCGTCGGGGTCGTGATCGGCCAGCTCAACGTCCGCGTCCGCGCCTTACTGAAGGACTCGATCCTCAATACGGCGATCTCCTTCGTCCTGCCCTTCGTCGCGTTCATACCCGCTGAGGCGATCCACGCCTCGGGCGTCCTGGCCGTCGTCGTGGCCGGCGTGGTCACCGGCCACCAGAGCCCGCGCTATCTGCGCGCCACCGACCGGGTGACGGAGGCGATCAACTGGAGCACGGTGTCGTTCCTGCTGGAGAGTGGCCTGTTCCTCCTCATGGGTCTGCAACTGAAGACCGTGCTGGACGACGCCCACGCCTCCGGTCCCGGCATCGCGACGACCGTCGGCATCGGCCTGCTCGCCTCCGTGCTCGCCATCGGCGCGCGCATGGTCTACGTCGTGCCGCTGGTCGCCGGGCAGCATCGAGACGCGAGCCGGGCCGAGGCCGCCCAGCCCCGGGTCGACGCGGTGCAGGCCCGGCTCGACGAGATGATCCAGAACGACGAGTTGTCCGAGCGGCAGAAGAAGCGGTTCAGCGTCCGGTTCGCCCAGCGCAAGAGCGACCTGAAGTTCCAGGTGGCGGAGAACTTCGGCTGGCGCGGCGGCGTCGTGCTCGCCTGGTCGGGTATGCGTGGCGCGGTGACCGTCGCGGCCGCGCAGACCCTCCCGGCCGATACGCCGTTCCGGCCGCAGTTACAGCTCATCGCCTTCATCGTGGCGATCACGACGCTGCTGCTCCAGGGCCTGACACTGCCCTGGGTGATCCGCAAGGCGCAGGTGCCCGGCGACGACCGGGCGGCCGACCGGGAGGAGTTCGGCGATCTGCTGACCCAGATGTCGGCGGCGGCCCTGGCCCACGTCGACGACCCCGATCTGCGCATGCCGGACGGCACGCCGTACTCCCCCGAGATCCTCGACCGGGCCCGGCAGGAACTCGCCGTACGCCAGACCCGCCCGGCCGCCCGCGCGACGGCTTCGATGGTCGGCCTCCGCGAGCAGTACGTCCAGCTGCGGACCGACATCCTCGGCATCGAGCGCCGGGAGCTGCTGACCGCCCGAACCCTGGGCATCTACAGCTCGCGGGTGTTGACCCGGGCGCAGGACGCGCTCGACTCCGAAGAAGCCAGGGTCTCCCGTTTCGTCGAGGAGAGCTGA
- a CDS encoding erythromycin esterase family protein, with product MRSLEELSRLDDAIGSARVVAIGESAHYNGESYELRHRLLRYLVERHGFTAYAMESGFPEGWRVDDWVRGGEGDVGTVLATGTTSLMGLWQPMRAHLEWMRQHNAAAERPVGFYGVDLGGSNASLVPGLDAVTAYLGVADPEYQVDPQLRQTAAAFGAASPFSLQQAVGALLSLPVTTRDAMTAGLADLTARLVGRRLAYAERTGVEAYERVLQTMRLTVAIDSAARALTRGDQQSVMYAREAAQADTVEWILRREERIVLAAHNGHVQRWPMVMPGLPPTTSLGQHLADRLGEDYRVIATTTGVGETLNTELDFYAGRLFVEQGPPEPGSLDAVLDARADTRYTDSPYAVDLRRLSTAEESAIRAAARQRFGAFYEDLDPLAAYDVLVHLPKVTAAVPDPEAVAASPDEVQQVFAAWAARQAAAQ from the coding sequence GTGAGATCTCTGGAAGAGCTGAGCCGGCTCGACGACGCCATCGGCTCCGCACGAGTGGTGGCCATCGGAGAGAGCGCGCACTACAACGGCGAGTCCTACGAACTGCGCCACCGGCTGCTGCGCTACCTCGTCGAACGCCATGGCTTCACGGCGTACGCGATGGAGTCGGGCTTCCCGGAGGGCTGGCGCGTCGACGACTGGGTACGCGGCGGCGAAGGCGACGTCGGCACCGTCCTGGCGACCGGCACCACCTCGCTGATGGGCCTGTGGCAACCGATGCGGGCGCACCTGGAGTGGATGCGGCAGCACAACGCGGCAGCGGAGCGGCCCGTCGGCTTCTACGGCGTCGACCTCGGCGGCTCCAACGCCTCCCTGGTTCCCGGGCTGGACGCCGTGACCGCGTACCTGGGCGTGGCGGATCCCGAGTATCAGGTGGACCCGCAGCTCCGCCAGACCGCGGCGGCGTTCGGGGCCGCGTCGCCGTTCTCCCTGCAGCAGGCCGTCGGGGCGCTGCTCAGCCTGCCGGTCACGACGAGGGACGCGATGACCGCCGGGCTCGCCGACCTGACGGCTCGGCTGGTCGGCCGCCGTCTCGCGTACGCCGAACGCACCGGCGTCGAGGCGTACGAGCGGGTGCTCCAGACGATGCGCCTGACCGTGGCGATCGACAGTGCGGCGCGTGCCCTGACCCGGGGCGACCAGCAGTCGGTGATGTACGCCCGCGAAGCCGCGCAGGCGGACACGGTCGAGTGGATCCTGCGGCGCGAGGAGCGGATCGTGCTGGCCGCGCACAACGGGCACGTACAGCGCTGGCCCATGGTGATGCCGGGCTTGCCGCCGACCACCTCGCTCGGGCAGCATCTCGCCGACCGGCTCGGCGAGGACTACCGGGTGATCGCGACGACCACCGGGGTGGGCGAGACGCTCAACACCGAACTGGACTTCTATGCCGGCCGGCTGTTCGTCGAGCAGGGTCCGCCGGAGCCGGGCAGCCTCGACGCCGTCCTCGACGCGCGCGCCGACACCCGGTACACCGACTCCCCCTACGCCGTCGACCTGCGCCGGCTGTCCACTGCGGAGGAATCGGCGATCCGAGCCGCTGCGCGGCAGCGGTTCGGCGCGTTCTACGAGGACCTGGACCCGCTGGCGGCGTATGACGTGCTCGTGCACCTGCCGAAGGTGACGGCGGCGGTGCCCGACCCGGAGGCGGTGGCCGCGTCGCCGGACGAGGTCCAGCAGGTCTTCGCGGCCTGGGCGGCCCGGCAAGCCGCCGCTCAGTAG
- a CDS encoding helix-turn-helix domain-containing protein gives MDTLDLLLHPVRLRLVYALSGDRVRTTAELCESVPDVPKASVYRHVALLIEGGVVEVADEQRVRGAVERYYRLRRDRPTLSADSGKSMTPDDHRQGFAAAMAAVHAEFNAYLDRPGADPYADRVGYRQGIFWLTDDEFTALADQLQNVIAPLARNEPGPGRHPRLISLVQFPTEEAAQDPTDAA, from the coding sequence ATGGACACCCTTGACCTGCTGCTCCACCCGGTGCGGCTGCGCTTGGTCTACGCGCTGTCCGGCGACCGCGTACGCACCACCGCCGAGCTGTGCGAGAGCGTGCCGGACGTGCCGAAGGCGTCGGTCTACCGGCACGTGGCGCTGCTGATCGAGGGCGGCGTCGTCGAGGTCGCCGACGAGCAACGCGTACGCGGCGCGGTGGAGCGCTATTACCGCCTACGCCGTGATCGGCCGACGCTCAGCGCCGACAGCGGGAAGTCCATGACGCCGGACGACCACCGGCAGGGCTTCGCCGCCGCGATGGCGGCCGTGCACGCGGAGTTCAACGCCTACCTCGACCGGCCCGGCGCCGACCCGTACGCCGATCGCGTCGGCTATCGCCAGGGGATCTTCTGGCTCACCGACGACGAGTTCACCGCGCTGGCGGATCAGTTGCAGAACGTCATCGCGCCGCTGGCGCGCAACGAGCCCGGACCAGGTCGCCACCCCCGGCTCATCAGTCTCGTCCAGTTCCCCACCGAGGAGGCGGCCCAAGATCCAACTGATGCCGCGTGA
- the eno gene encoding phosphopyruvate hydratase: MPTISTVHAREILDSRGNPTVEVDVRLDDDSFGRAAVPSGASTGTREAVELRDGEAGRFHGKGVRRAVDAVNGEILAAVRGLDALDQAGLDRILIDLDGTPTKSRLGANATLGVSLAVVKAAAASARQPLYRYLDAGSALLPLPLMNIVNGGAHADNPLDFQEFMIAPIGAESFFDAVRMGSEVFHTLRGALKKAGQNTNVGDEGGFAPDLRTAEEALTFVTQAIADTGYKPGVDIAIALDPAASEFFRDGVYAYAGEQRTRTVEEHVAYLVELAAAFPIVSIEDGVAQDDFAGWTELTRTLGDRCQLVGDDVFCTNPALLRQGIADGISNAVLVKVNQIGTLTETVSTVRIAQDAGYGVVMSHRSGETEDTTIADLAVGLACGQIKTGSLSRSDRTSKFNQLIRIEEELGEAARYAGRTPLRTA, encoded by the coding sequence ATGCCCACGATCAGCACCGTCCACGCCCGCGAGATCCTTGACAGCCGCGGCAATCCCACCGTCGAGGTCGACGTCCGGCTCGACGACGACTCGTTCGGCCGCGCCGCGGTCCCCTCCGGCGCTTCCACTGGTACGCGAGAAGCCGTCGAACTCCGCGACGGCGAGGCCGGCCGGTTCCACGGCAAGGGCGTACGCCGGGCCGTGGACGCCGTCAACGGCGAGATCCTGGCCGCCGTGCGGGGATTGGACGCGCTCGACCAGGCCGGGCTGGACCGGATCCTGATCGACCTCGACGGCACCCCGACGAAGTCCCGCCTCGGCGCGAACGCCACCCTCGGCGTCTCGCTCGCGGTCGTCAAGGCGGCCGCGGCGAGCGCCCGTCAGCCGCTGTACCGCTACCTCGACGCCGGTTCGGCACTGCTCCCGTTGCCGTTGATGAACATCGTCAACGGCGGAGCGCACGCCGACAACCCGCTCGACTTCCAGGAGTTCATGATCGCCCCGATCGGCGCCGAGTCCTTCTTCGACGCCGTACGCATGGGTTCCGAGGTGTTCCACACGCTGCGGGGGGCGCTGAAGAAGGCCGGTCAGAACACCAACGTCGGCGACGAGGGCGGCTTCGCCCCCGATCTGCGTACGGCGGAGGAGGCGCTGACCTTCGTCACCCAGGCCATCGCCGACACCGGCTACAAGCCCGGCGTCGACATCGCGATCGCCCTCGACCCGGCCGCCTCCGAGTTCTTCCGGGACGGCGTCTACGCGTACGCCGGTGAGCAGCGCACCCGCACCGTCGAGGAGCACGTCGCGTACCTGGTCGAGCTGGCCGCCGCGTTCCCGATCGTGTCCATCGAGGACGGTGTGGCCCAGGACGACTTCGCGGGCTGGACCGAGCTGACGCGTACCCTCGGCGACCGGTGCCAGCTCGTCGGCGACGACGTCTTCTGCACCAACCCGGCGTTGCTGCGGCAGGGCATCGCCGACGGCATCTCGAACGCGGTCCTCGTGAAGGTGAACCAGATCGGCACGCTGACCGAGACGGTGTCGACCGTACGCATCGCCCAGGACGCGGGCTACGGCGTCGTGATGTCCCACCGCTCGGGCGAGACCGAGGACACCACGATCGCCGACCTGGCCGTCGGCCTCGCATGTGGACAGATCAAGACCGGATCGCTGTCGCGCAGCGACCGCACGAGCAAGTTCAACCAGCTCATCCGGATCGAGGAGGAGCTGGGCGAGGCCGCCCGGTACGCCGGCCGCACCCCGCTCCGCACTGCCTGA
- a CDS encoding TetR/AcrR family transcriptional regulator: MSAEPGESGSRELGLRERKKRQTREMISGIATGLFLERGFDPVTVAEVAKAADVSEKTVFNYFPRKEDLFLDRLPQLSEMVTAAVKTRDAKQSVAAAVQGLLTELVAQRHPISGYADPGYTRFWQVVIDSAALQARAREYVQELEDLLANLVAEAEGGQAGQFRARFAAAAIVTAYRTVFFDAARRILSGEDHQVVTAELPNQYARAFQAVERALDGL; encoded by the coding sequence ATGAGTGCTGAGCCGGGTGAGTCGGGGTCGCGTGAGCTGGGACTGCGGGAGCGCAAGAAACGCCAGACGAGGGAGATGATCTCCGGGATCGCGACGGGGCTGTTCCTCGAACGCGGCTTCGACCCGGTGACCGTGGCCGAGGTGGCCAAGGCGGCCGACGTCTCGGAGAAGACGGTCTTCAACTACTTCCCGCGCAAGGAGGACCTGTTCCTCGACCGGCTGCCGCAGCTGAGCGAGATGGTCACGGCCGCGGTGAAGACGCGGGACGCGAAGCAGAGCGTCGCCGCGGCGGTCCAGGGGTTGCTGACCGAGCTGGTCGCGCAGCGCCACCCGATCAGCGGGTACGCCGACCCGGGGTACACCCGCTTCTGGCAGGTCGTCATCGATTCGGCGGCGTTACAGGCGCGCGCCCGGGAGTACGTTCAGGAGCTGGAGGATCTCCTCGCGAACCTGGTCGCCGAGGCCGAAGGCGGCCAGGCGGGGCAGTTCCGGGCGCGGTTCGCCGCCGCGGCCATCGTCACGGCGTACCGGACGGTGTTCTTCGACGCCGCCCGCCGGATTCTGTCCGGTGAGGACCATCAGGTCGTCACGGCCGAGCTGCCGAACCAGTACGCCCGCGCGTTCCAGGCCGTCGAGCGGGCGCTCGACGGCCTGTAG
- a CDS encoding FAD-dependent oxidoreductase, giving the protein MSELHERVDVVVAGAGPVGLMLACELGLAGVRVTVLERRTDIDQTIKAGALNHPTLQALDRRGLSPKLAEAREATLARMAEFRRMQAEAAAAKQAAQQADQPAGQPGVQQTQAGRPEQRPVKFVGHFGGLLLDGNNLDPADPDIAGEARLGTLGMVGQQQLEAILEERAIELGVDIRRGVTLTSFEDHGDRVVITTDQGVLEAGWLAGCDGGRSTVRKLAGFDFPGTDPEITAYQAMAEMTDTDGLEPGWHITPTGVYAFGPMPGRVLVAEFGGAPTDRTSPVTEAELEGAVRRVTGVPVTVTGIKTCTRFTDNARQVPVYRQGRVLLAGDAAHVHSPFGGQGLNLGVGDAMNLGWKLAATIAGWAPEGLLDTYTAERHPIGAWVLNWTRAQIAIMRPDPHARAIRAVVEDLAGTVDGTTYLAKRISGVWQHYDLAGDHPLTGRSAPELELSDGSCLPDHLHAGRTVLFDFSDDAELRAAAGEYADRLTVVTANAAGSELRALLVRPDGFVAWASEEPGAGDLPKRLADFLG; this is encoded by the coding sequence ATGAGCGAGCTGCACGAGCGGGTGGACGTAGTGGTGGCCGGAGCCGGTCCGGTGGGCCTGATGCTGGCCTGCGAACTCGGCCTCGCCGGCGTCCGCGTGACGGTGCTGGAGCGCCGCACCGACATCGACCAGACCATCAAGGCGGGGGCGTTGAACCACCCCACGTTGCAGGCGCTCGACCGACGCGGGCTGTCGCCCAAGCTGGCCGAGGCCCGCGAGGCCACCCTGGCGCGGATGGCCGAGTTCCGCCGCATGCAGGCCGAAGCCGCCGCCGCCAAGCAGGCCGCGCAACAAGCCGACCAGCCGGCCGGACAGCCCGGCGTTCAGCAGACCCAGGCAGGCCGGCCGGAACAGCGGCCGGTCAAGTTCGTCGGCCACTTCGGCGGCCTCCTGCTCGACGGGAACAACCTGGACCCGGCCGACCCCGACATCGCCGGCGAGGCCCGGCTCGGCACTCTGGGCATGGTGGGCCAGCAGCAACTGGAGGCCATTCTCGAGGAGCGGGCGATCGAGCTGGGCGTGGACATCCGGCGCGGCGTCACGCTGACTTCGTTCGAGGATCACGGCGACCGCGTCGTCATCACCACCGACCAGGGAGTGCTCGAGGCCGGCTGGCTCGCCGGGTGCGACGGCGGGCGCAGCACCGTTCGCAAGCTCGCCGGTTTCGACTTCCCCGGCACCGATCCGGAGATCACGGCGTACCAGGCGATGGCCGAGATGACCGACACCGACGGCCTGGAGCCGGGCTGGCACATCACCCCCACGGGGGTGTACGCCTTCGGCCCGATGCCGGGCCGGGTGCTGGTGGCCGAGTTCGGCGGCGCGCCCACCGACCGCACCAGCCCGGTCACGGAGGCCGAACTGGAAGGCGCGGTACGCCGCGTGACCGGCGTGCCGGTGACCGTCACGGGGATCAAGACCTGCACCCGGTTCACCGACAACGCGCGGCAGGTCCCCGTCTATCGGCAGGGCCGGGTGCTCCTGGCGGGCGACGCCGCCCACGTGCACTCGCCGTTCGGCGGGCAGGGGCTGAACCTCGGGGTCGGCGACGCGATGAACCTCGGCTGGAAGCTGGCCGCGACCATCGCCGGTTGGGCGCCCGAAGGTCTGCTGGACACCTACACCGCCGAGCGCCACCCGATCGGCGCGTGGGTGCTGAACTGGACGCGCGCCCAGATCGCGATCATGCGGCCGGATCCGCACGCCCGCGCGATCCGGGCCGTCGTCGAGGACCTCGCCGGCACTGTGGACGGCACGACTTACCTGGCCAAGCGCATCTCCGGGGTCTGGCAGCACTACGACCTGGCCGGCGACCACCCGTTGACCGGCCGCAGCGCGCCCGAGCTGGAACTCAGCGACGGCAGCTGCCTCCCGGACCACCTGCACGCGGGCCGGACCGTGTTGTTCGACTTCTCCGACGACGCCGAGCTGCGGGCCGCCGCCGGCGAGTACGCCGACCGCCTCACCGTGGTCACCGCGAACGCGGCCGGCTCCGAGCTACGCGCGCTGCTCGTTCGCCCGGACGGCTTCGTCGCGTGGGCGTCCGAAGAGCCCGGCGCAGGCGACCTCCCCAAGCGCCTCGCCGACTTCCTCGGCTGA
- a CDS encoding PrsW family glutamic-type intramembrane protease gives MAYVVDLAGLLLLVAGLVVAYRFAPDRPGTPPAGWHPDPAYRGPRSRLWDERAWTPQVSPGGTVADRGHWFRGRFWGRWAWIAFGVLPILLIGSAAYRATATTGVMAVTSFLAMAAVCWAFYRFAARQLDLDDVVSPGEIVAVAVASSGATLLLAANINAVLLDAGGAALATKTVGFVEEGTKLLVPLALFALGKYRDPRAGTAIGLAAGFGFAIAETTQYAYATANASGPDFCGGETASPTVDSVVTAQIYRIFTVSPLHWFWTGIAAAIAWRLWHLYAYQRGIGRKGLWGGVGAIVMVMVIHSLNDYSATLGCGNSGVTFLIQLGRWVLFVAMYLLFRAMARKSTPPQLIGLVSRGWTPHRLP, from the coding sequence ATGGCGTACGTCGTCGATCTGGCCGGGCTGCTGCTGCTCGTCGCTGGGCTGGTGGTGGCGTACCGGTTCGCCCCGGATCGACCGGGAACACCGCCCGCCGGCTGGCACCCCGATCCGGCGTACCGGGGTCCGCGGTCGCGGCTGTGGGACGAGCGGGCATGGACTCCTCAGGTCAGCCCCGGAGGCACCGTCGCCGATCGGGGCCACTGGTTCCGGGGCCGCTTCTGGGGTCGCTGGGCCTGGATCGCGTTCGGCGTCCTGCCCATCCTGCTGATCGGGTCGGCGGCGTACCGGGCCACGGCGACGACGGGCGTCATGGCGGTCACCAGCTTCCTCGCGATGGCCGCCGTCTGCTGGGCGTTCTACCGGTTCGCGGCGCGGCAGCTCGACCTCGACGACGTCGTCAGCCCCGGCGAGATCGTCGCGGTGGCCGTGGCGTCCAGTGGCGCGACGCTCCTGCTCGCAGCCAACATCAACGCCGTGCTCCTCGACGCCGGGGGCGCCGCGCTCGCCACGAAGACCGTCGGGTTCGTCGAAGAGGGCACCAAGCTGCTCGTCCCGCTCGCGCTCTTCGCGCTCGGGAAGTACCGCGATCCCCGCGCGGGCACAGCCATCGGGCTCGCCGCCGGCTTCGGCTTCGCCATCGCGGAGACCACGCAGTACGCGTACGCGACGGCCAACGCTTCCGGACCGGATTTCTGCGGCGGTGAGACGGCATCGCCCACTGTGGACTCCGTGGTCACGGCTCAGATCTACCGCATCTTCACCGTCTCGCCGCTGCACTGGTTCTGGACCGGCATCGCAGCCGCAATCGCCTGGCGATTGTGGCACCTGTACGCGTACCAGCGGGGCATCGGCCGTAAGGGATTGTGGGGCGGTGTCGGGGCCATCGTGATGGTGATGGTCATCCATTCGCTGAACGACTACTCGGCGACCCTCGGTTGTGGAAACTCAGGTGTGACCTTTCTCATTCAATTGGGTCGATGGGTACTGTTCGTCGCCATGTATCTGCTGTTCAGGGCGATGGCACGCAAGTCCACTCCACCCCAGTTGATCGGTCTCGTCAGCCGGGGCTGGACGCCGCACCGGCTACCCTGA